A window from Rhinolophus sinicus isolate RSC01 linkage group LG01, ASM3656204v1, whole genome shotgun sequence encodes these proteins:
- the MOB4 gene encoding MOB-like protein phocein isoform X2, translating to MAGQAFRKFLPLFDRVLVERSAAETVTKGGIMLPEKSQGKVLQATVVAVGSGSKGKDFYNWPDESFDEMDSTLAVQQYIQQNIRADCSNIDKILEPPEGQDEGVWKYEHLRQFCLELNGLAVKLQSECHPDTCTQMTATEQWIFLCAAHKTPKECPAIDYTRHTLDGAACLLNSNKYFPSRVSIKESSVAKLGSVCRRIYRIFSHAYFHHRQIFDEYENETFLCHRFTKFVVKYNLMSKDNLIVPILEEEVQNSVSGESEA from the exons ATG GCAGGACAGGCATTTAGAAAGTTTCTCCCCCTCTTTGACCGAGTATTAGTTGAAAGGAGTGCTGCAGAAACTGTAACCAAGGGAGGCATTATGcttccagaaaaatctcaaggAAAAGTATTGCAAGCAACAGTAGTAGCTGTTGGATCCGGCTCTAAAGGAAAG gattTCTATAATTGGCCTGATGAATCCTTTGATGAAATGGACAGTACACTAGCGGTTCAACAG TATATCCAACAGAACATAAGAGCAGATTGTTCCAATATTGACAAAATTCTTGAACCACCGGAGGGCCAAGATGAAGGTGTATGGAAGTACGAACATTTAAG gcaaTTCTGTCTTGAGCTAAATGGACTTGCTGTCAAACTTCAG AGTGAATGCCATCCAGATACATGTACTCAGATGACAGCAACTGAACAATGGATTTTTCTTTGTGCAGCTCATAAAACTCCAAAAGAG tgtCCTGCTATAGACTATACTAGACACACACTTGATGGTGCTGCATGTCTTCTGAATagcaataaatattttcccagcag gGTTAGCATAAAGGAATCATCTGTAGCAAAACTAGGATCAGTATGCCGTAGgatttacagaatattttcacatgcttattttcATCACCGGCAGATATTTGATGAATATGAA AATGAAACATTTTTGTGTCATCGGTTTACTAAATTTGTGGTGAAATATAATTTGATGTCCAAGGATAACCTGATTG
- the MOB4 gene encoding MOB-like protein phocein isoform X1, with the protein MVMAEGTAVLRRNRPGTKAQDFYNWPDESFDEMDSTLAVQQYIQQNIRADCSNIDKILEPPEGQDEGVWKYEHLRQFCLELNGLAVKLQSECHPDTCTQMTATEQWIFLCAAHKTPKECPAIDYTRHTLDGAACLLNSNKYFPSRVSIKESSVAKLGSVCRRIYRIFSHAYFHHRQIFDEYENETFLCHRFTKFVVKYNLMSKDNLIVPILEEEVQNSVSGESEA; encoded by the exons ATGGTCATGGCGGAGGGGACGGCAGTGCTGAGGCGGAACAGGCCGGGCACCAAGGCGCAG gattTCTATAATTGGCCTGATGAATCCTTTGATGAAATGGACAGTACACTAGCGGTTCAACAG TATATCCAACAGAACATAAGAGCAGATTGTTCCAATATTGACAAAATTCTTGAACCACCGGAGGGCCAAGATGAAGGTGTATGGAAGTACGAACATTTAAG gcaaTTCTGTCTTGAGCTAAATGGACTTGCTGTCAAACTTCAG AGTGAATGCCATCCAGATACATGTACTCAGATGACAGCAACTGAACAATGGATTTTTCTTTGTGCAGCTCATAAAACTCCAAAAGAG tgtCCTGCTATAGACTATACTAGACACACACTTGATGGTGCTGCATGTCTTCTGAATagcaataaatattttcccagcag gGTTAGCATAAAGGAATCATCTGTAGCAAAACTAGGATCAGTATGCCGTAGgatttacagaatattttcacatgcttattttcATCACCGGCAGATATTTGATGAATATGAA AATGAAACATTTTTGTGTCATCGGTTTACTAAATTTGTGGTGAAATATAATTTGATGTCCAAGGATAACCTGATTG
- the HSPD1 gene encoding 60 kDa heat shock protein, mitochondrial codes for MLRLHEVLRQIRPVSRALAPRLTRAYAKDVKFGADARALMLQGVDLLADAVAVTMGPKGRTVIIEQSWGSPKVTKDGVTVAKSIDLKDKYKNIGAKLVQDVANNTNEEAGDGTTTATVLARSIAKEGFEKISKGANPVEIRRGVMLAVDAVIAELKKQSKPVTTPEEIAQVATISANGDKEIGTIISDAMKKVGRKGVITVKDGKTLNDELEIIEGMKFDRGYISPYFINTTKGQKCEFQDAYVLLSEKKISSVQSIVPALEIANAHRKPLVIIAEDVDGEALSTLVLNRLKVGLQVVAVKAPGFGDNRKNQLKDMAIATGGAVFGEEGLTLNLEDVQPHDLGKVGEVIVTKDDAMLLKGKGDKAQIEKRIQEIVEQLDITTSEYEKEKLNERLAKLSDGVAVLKVGGTSDVEVNEKKDRVTDALNATRAAVEEGIVLGGGCALLRCIPALDSLTPANEDQKIGIEIVKKTLKIPAMTIAKNAGVEGSLVVEKIMQSSSEVGYDAMLGDFVNMVEKGIIDPTKVVRTALLDAAGVASLLTTAEVVVTEIPKEEKEPAMGGMGGMGGGMGGGMF; via the exons ATGCTTCGATTACACGAAGTCCTTCGCCAGATTAGGCCAGTGTCCAGGGCACTGGCACCTCGTCTCACTCGGGCGTATGCCAAAGATGTAAAGTTTGGTGCAGATGCTCGAGCCTTAATGCTTCAAGGTGTGGACCTTTTAGCGGATGCTGTAGCCGTTACTATGGGGCCAAAG GGAAGAACAGTGATTATTGAACAGAGTTGGGGGAGTCCCAAAGTTACAAAAGATGGTGTGACCGTTGCAAAGTCGATTgacttaaaagataaatataaaaatattggcGCTAAACTTGTTCAGGATGTTGCCAATAATACAAATGAAGAGGCTGGGGATGGTACCACAACTGCTACTGTACTGGCACGCTCTATTGCCAAGGAAGGCTTTGAGAAGATTAGTAAAGGTGCTAATCCAGTGGAAATCAGGAGAG GTGTGATGTTAGCTGTTGATGCTGTAATTGCTGAACTTAAGAAGCAGTCTAAACCGGTGACAACCCCTGAAGAAATTGCTCAG GTTGCTACGATTTCTGCAAATGGAGACAAAGAAATTGGCACTATCATTTCTGATGCAATGAAAAAGGTTGGAAGAAAGGGTGTCATCACAGTAAAG GATGGAAAAACACTGAATGATGAATTAGAAATTATTGAAGGCATGAAGTTTGATCGAGGTTACATTTCTCCATACTTTATTAATACAACGAAAG GTCAGAAGTGTGAATTCCAAGATGCCTATGTTCTATtgagtgaaaagaaaatttctagtGTCCAGTCCATTGTACCTGCTCTTGAAATTGCCAATGCTCACCGTAAGCCCTTGGTCATAATTGCTGAAGATGTTGATGGAGAAGCTCTAAGTACACTCGTTTTGAACAG GCTAAAAGTTGGTCTTCAGGTTGTAGCAGTCAAAGCTCCAGGTTTTGGTGACAATAGAAAGAACCAGCTTAAAGACATGGCTATCGCTACTGGTGGTGca GTGTTTGGAGAAGAAGGATTGACTCTAAATCTTGAAGATGTTCAGCCTCATGACTTAGGGAAAGTTGGAGAGGTCATTGTGACCAAAGATGATGCTATGCTCTTGAAAGGAAAAGGTGACAAGGCTCAGATTGAAAAACGTATTCAAGAAATCGTTGAGCAGTTAGATATCACAACTAGtgaatatgaaaaggaaaaactaaatgaaCGTCTGGCTAAACTCTCAGATGGAGTAGCTGTGCTGAAG gtTGGTGGGACTAGTGATGTTGaagtgaatgaaaagaaagacagagTAACAGATGCCCTCAATGCCACACGAGCTGCTGTTGAGGAAGGCATTGTTCTGGGAGGGGGTTGTGCCCTGCTTCGGTGCATTCCAGCTTTGGACTCATTAACTCCAGCTAATGAAGATCAAAAAATTG gtatagaaattgttaaaaaaacacttaaaattcctGCAATGACCATTGCTAAGAATGCAGGCGTTGAGGGATCATTGGTAGTTGAGAAAATTATGCAAAGTTCCTCAGAAGTTGGTTATGACGCTATGCTTGGAGATTTTGTGAATATGGTGGAAAAAGGAATCATTGATCCAACTAAG GTTGTGAGAACTGCTTTATTGGATGCTGCTGGAGTGGCCTCTCTGTTAACTACAGCAGAAGTTGTAGTCACAGAAATtcctaaagaagagaaagagcctGCAATGGGCGGAATGGGAGGAATGGGAGGCGGTATGGGAGGTGGCATGTTCTAA